In Pseudomonas sp. Leaf58, one DNA window encodes the following:
- a CDS encoding mechanosensitive ion channel family protein — protein sequence MEELRSLLPGQWMDTFWLGLQILLILVAAFVLQRIIARGLSRLSQRYPLPPELLVPVRGGLRWLIMGSALLFVLERLGVSATVLWTALSGFVAVAAVAFFAMWSVLSNLLCAVLIFTVGPFRIGDVVELVDTLDKPGVKGRVIAINLLFTTLMELPEAGGALVQVPNSQFFQKSVRRWRGAEV from the coding sequence ATGGAGGAGCTGCGTTCGCTGCTACCTGGGCAATGGATGGACACCTTCTGGCTGGGCTTGCAGATCCTGTTGATCCTGGTGGCGGCGTTCGTCCTGCAGCGCATCATCGCCCGCGGGCTAAGCCGCCTGAGCCAGCGTTACCCGTTGCCGCCGGAGCTGCTGGTGCCGGTGCGCGGCGGGCTGCGCTGGTTGATCATGGGCAGTGCGCTGTTGTTCGTGCTGGAGCGCCTGGGCGTATCGGCAACCGTATTGTGGACAGCGTTGTCGGGCTTCGTCGCGGTGGCGGCGGTGGCTTTCTTCGCCATGTGGAGCGTGCTGTCCAACCTGCTGTGCGCGGTACTGATCTTCACCGTCGGGCCATTTCGTATCGGTGACGTGGTCGAGCTGGTCGATACCCTGGACAAGCCGGGCGTCAAGGGCCGAGTTATCGCTATCAACCTGCTGTTCACCACCCTGATGGAACTGCCCGAAGCGGGCGGGGCGCTGGTGCAGGTGCCCAATAGCCAGTTCTTCCAGAAGTCGGTGCGGCGCTGGCGCGGGGCAGAGGTGTAG
- a CDS encoding LysE family transporter, whose amino-acid sequence MSMEVWLGFFAACWVISLSPGAGAIASMSSGLQYGFWRGYWNALGLQLGLILQIAIIAAGVGAVLAASATAFQLIKWFGVAYLVYLAYKQWRALPMDMSDESGVRPLGKPLSLVFRGFLVNVSNPKALVFMLAVLPQFINPQAPLLPQYVAITVTMVTVDMLVMAGYTGLAARVLRLLRTPKQQKRLNRTFAGLFIGAATFLATLRRAPI is encoded by the coding sequence ATGTCGATGGAAGTATGGTTAGGCTTCTTTGCCGCCTGTTGGGTGATCAGCCTTTCACCCGGTGCCGGGGCGATTGCCTCGATGTCCAGCGGCCTGCAATACGGTTTCTGGCGTGGGTACTGGAACGCCCTGGGCCTGCAACTGGGCCTGATCCTGCAAATCGCCATCATCGCCGCGGGTGTGGGTGCCGTGCTGGCCGCCTCGGCCACGGCCTTCCAGCTCATCAAATGGTTCGGCGTCGCCTACCTGGTCTACCTTGCCTACAAGCAGTGGCGTGCCCTGCCGATGGACATGAGCGATGAATCCGGCGTGCGCCCGCTGGGCAAGCCGCTCAGCCTGGTATTCCGTGGCTTCCTGGTCAATGTCAGCAACCCCAAGGCACTGGTGTTCATGCTGGCGGTGCTGCCACAGTTCATTAACCCGCAGGCACCGCTGCTGCCGCAGTATGTGGCGATCACCGTGACCATGGTCACCGTGGACATGCTGGTAATGGCGGGGTACACCGGCTTGGCTGCGCGGGTATTGCGTTTGCTGCGTACGCCCAAGCAGCAGAAGCGCCTGAACCGGACCTTTGCCGGGCTGTTCATTGGTGCGGCCACCTTCCTGGCTACCCTGCGCCGCGCGCCAATCTGA
- a CDS encoding AlgP family protein translates to MSAKKKPVSTPLHLLQQLSGSLLEHLEDACTQALADAEKLLAKLEKQRVKAQEKLHNGRLKLQGAAKAGKAKAQNKAQKAIGELEELLDALKDRQSQTRSYIQQLKRDAQDSLKLAQGVGKVREAAAKALDQRAAKTTKPVSAKPATRVAVAKTAAAAKPPAKATAVAKPAAKLVAKAAAAKPAAKPVAKAAAAKPAAKPVAKAAAAKPAVKPVAKAAAAKPAAKPVAKAVAAKPAVKPVAKAAAAKPAAKPVAKAAAAKPAAKPVAKAAAAKPAAKPAAKPAAAKAPARKAAKPVAKPAATKPAEAKPAAPAASTPAAATNSATQGASVAPSAPASVPAQTPSSAS, encoded by the coding sequence ATGTCGGCCAAAAAGAAGCCAGTAAGTACGCCGTTACACCTGCTCCAGCAACTTTCGGGCAGCCTGCTCGAACATTTGGAAGATGCCTGCACCCAAGCGCTGGCTGATGCGGAAAAACTGCTGGCCAAGTTGGAAAAGCAACGGGTCAAGGCTCAGGAAAAACTGCACAACGGTCGTCTGAAACTGCAGGGGGCGGCCAAGGCAGGTAAAGCCAAGGCGCAGAACAAGGCGCAAAAAGCCATTGGCGAGCTTGAAGAGCTGCTCGATGCCCTCAAGGACCGTCAATCTCAAACCCGCTCTTATATCCAGCAACTCAAGCGCGACGCCCAGGACAGCCTCAAGCTTGCCCAAGGTGTAGGCAAGGTTCGCGAAGCCGCCGCCAAGGCGCTTGATCAGCGTGCTGCGAAGACCACCAAGCCGGTCTCCGCCAAACCTGCTACCCGGGTTGCTGTGGCCAAAACCGCCGCTGCAGCCAAACCGCCTGCCAAGGCCACTGCTGTTGCCAAGCCTGCGGCCAAGCTAGTAGCCAAAGCTGCTGCTGCCAAGCCAGCAGCTAAGCCAGTAGCTAAAGCCGCTGCTGCCAAGCCTGCGGCCAAGCCAGTAGCCAAAGCTGCTGCTGCCAAGCCAGCAGTCAAGCCAGTAGCCAAAGCCGCTGCTGCCAAGCCTGCGGCCAAGCCAGTAGCCAAAGCTGTTGCTGCCAAGCCAGCAGTCAAGCCAGTAGCCAAAGCCGCTGCTGCCAAGCCTGCGGCCAAGCCAGTAGCCAAAGCTGCTGCCGCCAAGCCTGCAGCCAAGCCAGTAGCTAAAGCTGCTGCTGCCAAGCCTGCAGCCAAGCCAGCCGCTAAACCCGCTGCGGCAAAAGCCCCTGCCCGTAAGGCCGCCAAACCTGTCGCCAAACCCGCAGCAACTAAGCCCGCCGAAGCCAAACCGGCTGCGCCTGCCGCCAGCACTCCGGCCGCGGCAACCAACTCGGCCACCCAAGGCGCTTCGGTAGCCCCTTCGGCACCCGCCAGCGTACCGGCTCAAACGCCATCTTCGGCATCCTGA
- a CDS encoding TIGR02444 family protein, with protein MYTDLWNYALALYAKPGVEAACLDLQAQGGDVCLLLCATWLQARGVAVLDQRAQALREVAEPWQREVVAPLRSLRQQWRAAAQGDAQLMVLREHVKGLELQAEKALLERLQDCARQWPADAHEPAGDWLARLAPDQARHHDALDGLRVAATALQDAEDGV; from the coding sequence ATGTACACCGACCTGTGGAATTACGCCCTGGCCCTGTATGCCAAGCCCGGCGTGGAAGCAGCCTGCCTCGACCTGCAGGCGCAAGGTGGCGATGTGTGCCTGCTGCTCTGCGCTACCTGGCTGCAAGCGCGTGGCGTGGCTGTGCTGGACCAGCGCGCACAGGCGTTGCGCGAAGTGGCCGAGCCCTGGCAGCGTGAAGTGGTCGCGCCGTTACGCAGCCTACGCCAACAATGGCGGGCGGCAGCGCAGGGCGATGCGCAACTGATGGTGTTGCGAGAACACGTGAAGGGCCTGGAATTGCAGGCCGAGAAGGCCTTGCTGGAGCGCTTGCAGGACTGTGCGCGACAGTGGCCCGCGGACGCCCATGAGCCCGCGGGTGACTGGCTGGCCCGGCTGGCGCCAGACCAGGCCCGCCACCACGACGCGCTGGATGGGTTGCGCGTCGCGGCGACCGCGCTTCAGGATGCCGAAGATGGCGTTTGA
- a CDS encoding disulfide bond formation protein B translates to MLPARLRTFFLPACLAAVAVLGVSLHLENALGLVPCPLCFSQRLLLGAYALLCLAAVLQAPGSQGIRCYARATLGCSLGGALLAARHVWLQGAGGAIQVCPVPIGRVFEQSWGEAVRQLLLGGPDCHSLAWSFLDLTLPEWSLLAFLLLAALPLSCLLAYRFRTLART, encoded by the coding sequence ATGCTGCCGGCCCGTTTGCGCACCTTTTTCCTCCCCGCCTGCCTGGCCGCAGTGGCGGTACTGGGTGTGTCCTTGCACCTGGAAAACGCCTTGGGGTTGGTACCGTGCCCGTTGTGCTTCAGCCAGCGGCTGCTGCTTGGTGCATACGCGCTGCTGTGCCTCGCGGCTGTACTGCAGGCGCCGGGCTCGCAGGGTATTCGCTGCTACGCGCGGGCGACGCTGGGGTGCTCGCTGGGGGGCGCGTTGCTGGCGGCACGGCATGTCTGGCTGCAGGGCGCTGGGGGGGCCATTCAGGTGTGCCCGGTGCCGATTGGGCGGGTGTTCGAGCAATCCTGGGGCGAGGCGGTGCGGCAATTGTTGCTCGGCGGCCCAGACTGCCACTCGCTGGCCTGGAGCTTTCTGGACCTGACGCTGCCGGAATGGAGCCTGTTGGCCTTCCTGCTGCTGGCGGCGCTACCCCTGAGCTGTCTGCTGGCGTATCGTTTCCGCACCCTGGCAAGAACTTGA
- a CDS encoding heme biosynthesis protein HemY, which yields MKRVYLLAVLAIVVAAALGIAVAKHSGYVLVSYGSFRYQSGLWAALGGLLAVGVLLWLLRYLVGLVLTSSGVVNPWSRRNRSRRIRLAIEQGQLDLAEGRWASAQRHLHRAAEAERQPLLYYLGAARAANEQGRTEDSDNLLERALERQPQAELAIALTHAQLQMDRGESDGALETLLAMQERHPHNSQVLRLLQRLYLERGDWSALIRLLPDLRKGKVLPAAELATLEQRAWGQNLSLATTRGEDAQSARQALERAWQQLTAAQRQEPQLVLAYAEQLRQVGAQGEAEQVLRTALKREYESHLARLYGLVRGDDPARQLQTAEGWLKAHPQDASLLLTLGRLSLQNRLWGKARDYLENSLRLERNPETCAELARLLAGLGETERSNQLFQEGLGLLDERLLALPLPEGIRA from the coding sequence ATGAAGCGTGTCTATCTGCTGGCTGTGCTGGCGATCGTGGTGGCTGCGGCGCTGGGCATCGCCGTTGCCAAGCACAGCGGCTATGTGCTGGTTTCTTATGGCAGCTTCCGTTATCAGTCAGGGCTGTGGGCGGCCTTGGGCGGGTTGCTGGCTGTCGGCGTGCTGCTGTGGCTGCTGCGCTACCTGGTTGGCCTGGTGCTGACGTCCAGTGGCGTGGTCAACCCGTGGTCGCGACGTAACCGCAGCCGGCGCATCCGCCTGGCCATCGAACAGGGCCAGTTGGACCTCGCCGAGGGCCGCTGGGCCAGTGCCCAGCGCCACCTGCACCGTGCCGCCGAGGCCGAGCGCCAGCCGTTGCTGTACTACCTGGGTGCGGCGCGTGCCGCCAACGAACAAGGCCGAACTGAAGACAGCGATAACCTGCTGGAGCGTGCTTTGGAGCGCCAGCCGCAAGCGGAACTGGCCATCGCCCTGACCCATGCGCAGTTGCAGATGGACCGTGGCGAAAGCGATGGGGCCCTGGAAACCCTGTTGGCCATGCAGGAGCGCCACCCGCACAACAGCCAGGTATTGCGCCTGCTGCAGCGCCTGTACCTGGAGCGCGGCGATTGGTCGGCATTGATCCGCCTGCTGCCAGACCTGCGCAAGGGCAAGGTGCTGCCGGCCGCCGAGCTTGCCACCTTGGAGCAACGTGCCTGGGGGCAGAACCTAAGCCTGGCCACTACCCGTGGCGAGGATGCACAAAGTGCCCGTCAAGCTTTGGAACGCGCTTGGCAGCAACTGACTGCAGCCCAACGGCAAGAGCCACAACTGGTGCTGGCCTACGCTGAGCAATTGCGCCAAGTGGGCGCCCAAGGCGAGGCCGAGCAAGTGCTGCGTACCGCGCTCAAGCGTGAGTATGAAAGCCACCTGGCCCGTTTGTACGGCCTGGTGCGCGGCGATGACCCGGCACGCCAGCTGCAAACCGCCGAAGGTTGGCTTAAGGCTCATCCGCAAGATGCCAGCCTGCTGCTGACCCTGGGCCGCTTGAGCTTGCAGAACCGCCTGTGGGGCAAGGCGCGTGATTACCTGGAAAACAGCCTGCGCCTGGAGCGCAACCCCGAAACCTGCGCTGAGTTGGCGCGCCTGCTCGCCGGCCTTGGCGAGACCGAGCGCAGCAATCAGTTGTTCCAGGAGGGCCTCGGCCTGCTGGACGAGCGTCTGCTTGCCCTGCCGTTGCCAGAAGGCATACGCGCCTGA
- a CDS encoding slipin family protein, with protein sequence MFMQVGFGAVLIVLAMLLLSAFRILREYERGVVFQLGRFWQVKGPGLILLIPVIQQMVRVDLRTVVLDVPPQDVITRDNVSVKVNAVVYFRVLDPQKAIIQVEDFLVATSQLAQTTLRAVLGKHELDELLAEREQLNLDIRQVLDAQTDAWGIKVANVEIKHVDLNESMVRAIARQAEAERERRAKVIHAEGELQASEKLMQAAQMLSKEPGAMQLRYMQTLGTIAGDKSSTIVFPLPVDLLKGLVDRQK encoded by the coding sequence ATGTTCATGCAGGTGGGTTTCGGCGCGGTGCTGATCGTGCTGGCGATGCTGTTGCTGTCGGCGTTCCGCATTCTGCGCGAATACGAGCGCGGCGTGGTGTTCCAGCTGGGGCGTTTCTGGCAGGTGAAGGGGCCAGGGCTGATCCTATTGATCCCGGTGATCCAGCAAATGGTGCGGGTCGACCTGCGCACTGTGGTGCTGGATGTACCGCCGCAGGATGTGATCACCCGCGACAACGTCTCGGTCAAGGTCAACGCCGTGGTCTACTTCCGCGTGCTCGACCCGCAGAAGGCGATTATTCAGGTTGAGGATTTCCTGGTAGCAACCAGCCAACTGGCCCAGACCACCCTGCGCGCGGTGTTGGGCAAGCACGAACTGGATGAGCTGCTGGCCGAACGCGAGCAACTGAACCTGGACATTCGCCAAGTGCTGGATGCGCAAACCGACGCCTGGGGCATCAAGGTGGCCAACGTCGAAATCAAACACGTCGACCTCAACGAGTCGATGGTGCGCGCCATTGCCCGTCAGGCCGAAGCCGAGCGCGAACGGCGGGCCAAGGTGATCCATGCCGAGGGTGAGTTGCAGGCGTCGGAGAAGTTGATGCAGGCGGCGCAGATGTTGAGCAAGGAGCCGGGGGCGATGCAGTTACGCTATATGCAGACGCTGGGGACGATTGCCGGGGACAAGAGCTCGACTATTGTCTTTCCGCTGCCGGTGGATCTGCTCAAGGGGTTGGTGGACAGGCAAAAATAG
- a CDS encoding aminoacyl-tRNA deacylase yields the protein MRMAKTLQARLDKANCDYDIIPHPHSATSLESARTAGVPAERVAKSVMLDDRHGNYIMAVLPANRHLDMSKVRMSGAWQLTRESGLPSLFGDCERGAVPALGDAYQIKMLLDPSLTRQGDVYLEAGDHDHLIHMSMEQYMKLVPHAEVRELC from the coding sequence ATGCGTATGGCAAAGACCCTGCAGGCTCGCCTGGACAAGGCGAACTGCGACTACGACATCATTCCCCATCCCCATTCGGCCACCAGCCTGGAGTCGGCCCGCACGGCCGGCGTACCCGCCGAACGGGTCGCTAAGTCGGTCATGCTCGATGACCGTCATGGCAACTACATCATGGCCGTGCTGCCGGCCAATCGGCATCTGGACATGAGCAAGGTACGCATGTCCGGGGCCTGGCAACTAACCCGTGAAAGCGGCCTGCCGAGCCTGTTCGGCGACTGTGAGCGCGGTGCCGTACCGGCCCTTGGCGATGCTTACCAGATAAAAATGCTGCTCGACCCGAGCCTTACCCGCCAAGGTGATGTCTACCTGGAGGCGGGTGACCACGATCACCTGATCCACATGAGCATGGAGCAGTACATGAAACTGGTGCCGCACGCCGAAGTGCGCGAGCTGTGCTGA
- a CDS encoding FKBP-type peptidyl-prolyl cis-trans isomerase: MPRYLVLVLCLLAPVALADSDNRDLAYSLGASLGERLRQEMPGLQLDDLVEGLRQSYQGQPLKLDKARMQAVLKQHEAQEGDAATQKLQAAETRFLANERGRYGMHELPAGVLYSELQAGTGTQPKAGGKVQVRYVGRLPDGSVFDQNQTPQWFSLDSVIEGWQVALPQMHAGAKWRLVIPSAQAYGAEGAGDLIAPYTPLVFEIELLAVGD, from the coding sequence ATGCCTCGATATCTTGTTTTAGTTTTATGCCTGCTGGCGCCTGTCGCCTTAGCTGACAGCGACAACCGAGACCTTGCCTACAGTCTTGGCGCCAGCCTGGGAGAGCGGCTGCGCCAGGAAATGCCCGGCCTGCAACTGGATGACCTGGTCGAAGGCCTGCGCCAATCCTACCAAGGGCAACCGCTGAAGCTCGACAAGGCACGCATGCAGGCCGTGCTTAAGCAGCATGAAGCGCAGGAAGGCGATGCCGCTACGCAGAAGCTGCAAGCTGCCGAAACACGCTTTCTGGCCAACGAGCGCGGTCGCTATGGCATGCACGAACTACCGGCAGGCGTGCTCTACAGCGAACTGCAAGCAGGCACCGGTACGCAGCCCAAAGCCGGTGGCAAGGTTCAGGTGCGCTATGTGGGCAGACTGCCGGATGGCTCGGTGTTCGACCAGAACCAGACGCCGCAGTGGTTCAGCCTGGATTCGGTGATCGAAGGCTGGCAGGTAGCTTTGCCGCAGATGCACGCCGGCGCCAAATGGCGCCTGGTGATTCCATCGGCACAAGCCTACGGTGCCGAGGGCGCGGGTGACCTTATCGCACCCTATACACCCTTGGTATTCGAAATCGAATTGCTGGCGGTTGGTGACTGA
- a CDS encoding DUF2789 domain-containing protein — MEAPIHPFADLFKQLGLPDDAVSIDQFIASHSPLKNEIKLVDAPFWTDAQRGFLKDSIIEDADWAVPFDQLNEALRRPRK; from the coding sequence ATGGAAGCGCCGATTCATCCCTTTGCCGACCTGTTCAAACAACTGGGCCTGCCTGACGATGCGGTAAGCATCGATCAGTTCATTGCCAGCCACTCGCCACTGAAGAATGAAATCAAGCTGGTAGATGCGCCGTTCTGGACCGATGCCCAGCGTGGCTTCCTCAAGGACAGCATCATTGAGGATGCTGATTGGGCAGTGCCATTCGATCAACTTAACGAGGCCTTGCGCCGCCCCCGAAAATAA
- a CDS encoding nodulation protein NfeD: MIARCWRWLLLLMLLGTAPGGQAAPGAVWVLGIDDAIGPASADYLVRSLAQAQAQGAQLVVIRMDTPGGLDSAMRQMIKAMLASPVPVATFVTPSGARAASAGTYILYASHVAAMAPGTNLGAATPVQIGGMPGATKGEKANGGDDETLARKQVNDAAAYIRGLAQLRGRNAEWAEKAVREAVSLSASEAMRLNVIDLVADDLPDLLRKLDGKTLTVVGQPLQLHTAGASLVEHLPDWRTRVLAVITNPSVALILIMIGVYGLLFEFMSPGSTVGGVVGGICLLLALYALQLLPVSFAGVALIVLGIAFMIAEAFLPSFGVVGFGGIVAFVVGALILIDTDAPGFGIPLGLIGTLALLSALLLGGVLGMALKARQRALVSGDAGLVGSLVTVTQVMAGNPFCGAVLAQGEQWQVQCTTPLQTGQNVRVIARHGVMLEVSAAAPAAQGE, encoded by the coding sequence GTGATCGCCCGCTGCTGGCGCTGGCTGTTGCTGCTGATGTTGCTTGGCACCGCGCCAGGCGGCCAGGCAGCGCCCGGCGCAGTCTGGGTGCTGGGTATCGACGATGCCATCGGCCCGGCCAGCGCCGATTACCTGGTGCGCAGCCTCGCCCAGGCCCAAGCGCAGGGCGCGCAACTGGTGGTGATCCGCATGGACACCCCAGGCGGGCTGGACAGCGCCATGCGCCAGATGATCAAGGCGATGCTCGCCAGCCCCGTACCGGTCGCCACTTTCGTCACCCCCAGCGGCGCCCGCGCCGCCAGCGCCGGCACTTATATCCTGTACGCCAGCCATGTTGCGGCCATGGCGCCCGGGACCAACCTGGGCGCCGCCACGCCCGTGCAGATCGGCGGCATGCCAGGCGCGACCAAGGGCGAAAAGGCCAATGGCGGCGATGACGAAACCCTCGCGCGCAAACAGGTCAATGATGCAGCGGCTTATATCCGTGGCCTGGCGCAGTTGCGCGGGCGCAATGCCGAATGGGCGGAGAAGGCCGTGCGTGAGGCGGTCAGCCTGTCCGCCAGCGAGGCTATGCGGCTGAACGTGATCGACTTGGTGGCCGATGACCTGCCCGACCTGCTGCGCAAGCTCGACGGCAAAACGCTCACTGTCGTGGGCCAGCCCCTGCAGTTGCATACCGCCGGCGCCAGCCTGGTCGAGCACTTGCCGGACTGGCGTACACGGGTGCTAGCGGTAATCACCAACCCAAGCGTGGCGCTGATCCTGATCATGATCGGTGTGTACGGCCTGCTGTTCGAGTTCATGAGCCCGGGCTCGACGGTAGGCGGTGTAGTTGGTGGTATCTGCCTGTTGCTGGCGCTATATGCGCTGCAACTTTTGCCGGTGAGCTTTGCCGGGGTGGCGCTAATAGTGCTCGGCATCGCCTTCATGATCGCAGAAGCGTTCTTGCCCAGTTTCGGTGTGGTCGGTTTTGGCGGCATTGTCGCCTTCGTGGTCGGCGCGCTGATCCTGATCGACACCGACGCCCCCGGTTTCGGCATTCCGTTGGGCTTGATCGGCACCCTGGCGCTGCTTTCGGCACTGCTGCTCGGGGGCGTGCTGGGCATGGCCCTGAAGGCACGCCAACGCGCGCTGGTTAGCGGTGACGCCGGCCTGGTCGGTAGCCTGGTCACCGTCACCCAGGTTATGGCGGGTAACCCGTTCTGTGGCGCCGTGCTGGCCCAGGGCGAGCAATGGCAAGTGCAGTGCACAACGCCGCTGCAAACGGGCCAGAACGTGCGAGTGATCGCGCGCCATGGCGTGATGTTGGAAGTGAGCGCCGCTGCGCCCGCGGCGCAAGGAGAATGA
- a CDS encoding ATP-binding cassette domain-containing protein encodes MIRLSNLTLQRGPQRLLEGAEMTLHTGHKAGLIGANGAGKSSLFALLRGELSPDGGDCQLPGDWRIAHMRQEVDTLDRLAVDYVLDGDLRLRKVQAELAVAEQAHDGTALARLHSELESADGYTADARARKLLAGLGFTNEQMDRRVGDFSGGWRMRLNLAQALMCPSDLLLLDEPTNHLDLDAILWLEDWLKGYPGTLLLISHDRDFLDAVVDHVLHVEQRKLNLYKGGYTAFERTRAERLAQQQQAYEKQQAQRAHMEKYIARFKAQATKARQAQSRIKALERMEELSAAHVDSPFDFVFRESHKISSPLLSLSEGRLGYGDKAILDKVKLQLTPGARIGLLGPNGAGKSTLIKNLAGELEPLSGRLVRGENLAVGYFAQHQLDSLDDKASPLLHLQRIAPSEREQTLRDFLGGFDFHGERTDEPVVNFSGGEKARLALALIAWERPNLLLLDEPTNHLDLEMRLALTMALQEFAGAVVVVSHDRHLLKSTTDDFLLVADGKVETFDGDLDDYSRWLVEFRQRSAPASTTPVNPDKTDKKAQRQAAAALRQQLAPHKKAADKLEAELNQVHAHLAEIETALGDGDLYDAARKDQLRDLLARQTKLKQREGELEEAWMEALETLESMQAELEALS; translated from the coding sequence ATGATCAGACTATCCAACCTCACTTTACAGCGTGGTCCGCAGCGCCTGCTAGAAGGCGCCGAGATGACCCTGCACACCGGTCACAAAGCCGGCCTGATCGGCGCCAACGGCGCCGGAAAATCCAGCCTGTTCGCGTTGCTGCGCGGTGAGCTGTCGCCCGATGGTGGTGATTGCCAGCTGCCCGGCGACTGGCGCATCGCCCACATGCGCCAGGAGGTCGACACCCTCGACCGCCTGGCCGTGGACTATGTGCTCGATGGCGACTTGCGCCTGCGCAAGGTCCAGGCCGAACTGGCCGTAGCCGAGCAGGCCCACGACGGCACTGCCCTGGCGCGCCTGCACAGTGAGCTGGAAAGCGCCGACGGCTACACCGCCGACGCCCGCGCGCGCAAGTTGCTAGCGGGCTTGGGCTTCACCAACGAGCAGATGGACCGCCGCGTTGGCGACTTCTCCGGTGGTTGGCGGATGCGCCTGAACCTGGCCCAGGCACTGATGTGCCCGTCCGACCTGCTACTGCTCGACGAGCCCACCAACCACCTCGACCTGGATGCCATCCTGTGGCTGGAGGACTGGCTCAAGGGCTACCCTGGCACGCTGTTGCTGATCTCTCACGACCGTGACTTCCTCGATGCCGTGGTCGACCATGTGTTGCACGTTGAACAGCGCAAGCTGAACCTGTACAAGGGCGGCTACACCGCCTTCGAGCGCACCCGTGCCGAGCGCCTGGCTCAGCAGCAGCAGGCCTACGAGAAGCAGCAGGCGCAGCGCGCGCACATGGAAAAGTACATTGCCCGCTTCAAGGCCCAAGCCACCAAGGCCCGCCAGGCACAAAGCCGGATCAAGGCCCTGGAGCGCATGGAAGAACTGTCGGCGGCGCACGTCGATTCGCCATTCGACTTCGTCTTCCGCGAGTCGCATAAAATTTCCAGCCCGCTGCTGAGCCTGTCCGAAGGCCGCCTGGGCTACGGCGACAAGGCCATCCTCGACAAGGTCAAGTTGCAGCTCACCCCGGGTGCGCGCATTGGCCTGCTCGGCCCTAATGGTGCGGGCAAGTCGACCTTGATCAAAAACCTTGCCGGCGAGCTTGAGCCGCTGTCCGGCCGCCTGGTGCGCGGCGAGAACCTGGCCGTGGGCTATTTTGCCCAGCACCAGTTGGACTCGCTGGACGACAAGGCCAGCCCGTTGCTGCACTTGCAGCGTATTGCCCCCAGCGAGCGCGAGCAGACGCTGCGCGACTTTCTTGGCGGTTTCGACTTCCATGGCGAGCGCACCGACGAGCCGGTGGTGAACTTCTCCGGTGGTGAAAAGGCCCGCTTGGCGCTGGCACTGATCGCCTGGGAGCGGCCAAACCTGCTGCTGCTCGACGAGCCGACCAACCACCTCGACCTGGAAATGCGCCTGGCGCTGACCATGGCGTTGCAGGAGTTTGCCGGTGCCGTGGTAGTGGTGTCTCACGACCGTCACCTGCTCAAGAGCACCACTGACGACTTCCTGTTGGTGGCGGACGGCAAGGTCGAAACCTTCGATGGCGACCTGGACGACTACAGCCGTTGGCTGGTTGAGTTCCGCCAGCGCAGCGCCCCGGCCAGTACCACCCCGGTCAACCCGGACAAGACCGACAAGAAAGCCCAGCGCCAGGCTGCCGCAGCCTTGCGCCAGCAACTGGCCCCGCACAAAAAGGCCGCCGACAAATTGGAGGCCGAGCTCAACCAAGTGCACGCGCACCTGGCCGAGATCGAGACCGCACTGGGTGACGGTGACCTTTATGACGCAGCACGCAAGGACCAACTGCGTGACCTGCTGGCGCGCCAGACCAAGCTGAAACAGCGCGAAGGCGAACTGGAAGAGGCTTGGATGGAAGCCCTGGAAACCCTCGAAAGCATGCAGGCCGAGCTCGAGGCGCTGTCCTGA
- a CDS encoding Rsd/AlgQ family anti-sigma factor yields MLDSCQNAQERWGGVHKLIDRWLEERQELVQAFGALRDAKPAFADKDTNGDFCALLVDYVSAWHFEVCEQLVSEAKAFDDEKALKLAEEINPRINDITQIALAFNDHCAKAECKDTERFAEKLTKLGALLHERFELEDCLIEVLHNAHKEEGAVQA; encoded by the coding sequence ATGCTCGATAGTTGTCAGAATGCCCAGGAACGCTGGGGTGGGGTTCACAAGCTGATCGATCGTTGGCTAGAGGAGCGCCAGGAGCTGGTGCAGGCATTCGGTGCCCTGCGCGATGCGAAGCCTGCCTTCGCCGACAAGGACACGAACGGGGACTTTTGCGCTCTCCTTGTCGACTACGTTTCGGCGTGGCATTTCGAAGTCTGTGAGCAACTGGTCAGTGAGGCCAAGGCTTTCGATGACGAAAAGGCGCTGAAGCTGGCCGAAGAGATCAACCCAAGAATCAACGATATCACCCAGATCGCATTGGCCTTCAATGACCATTGCGCCAAGGCAGAGTGCAAGGACACCGAACGCTTCGCCGAGAAGCTGACCAAGTTGGGTGCCCTATTGCACGAACGCTTCGAACTTGAAGACTGCCTGATCGAAGTGCTGCATAACGCGCACAAGGAAGAGGGCGCGGTGCAGGCCTGA